Sequence from the Prionailurus bengalensis isolate Pbe53 chromosome A3, Fcat_Pben_1.1_paternal_pri, whole genome shotgun sequence genome:
AATTAATGTAGATTTAGCAAAGTTGtcataaaatcaatatataaaaatcaaatatatttctacataatatgaaaataaaatttctaaaagataaCACATCAGGGGCTATTAAAATAGGACTTGTGGGTCAAACCTATCTTGacacttatttttgtaaataaggtttgACTGGAACACACCCACACACGTACTTATTGTCTATGGCTACTTCACAGTACAACAGCAGAGCTGAATAGTTGCCATAGAGACCAGGtggctcacaaagcctaaaataatgACTATCTGGCCTTATACAGAAAGTCTGTGGACCCCTGCCATATACGTTAACATCAggaaaaatcaaatacataaagataaatatattgaACGATGTTTAAGACCTctacacatgggtggctcagtcggttaagcgtccgactttggctcaggtcacgcatgatctcacagtttgtgagtctgagccccacatcaggctctgtgccgacagctcagggcctggagcctgcttcagatcctgtgtctccttctctctctacccctcccctgcttgcactctgtctctctcaaaaataaataaacattaaaaaaataattaaaaaaataaagatctctaCACATAAAACTGCACACATtactaagagaaattaaagaactaaataaatggaaagatacatcATGTACACTAACTGGAAAAtgcaatattgaaaatatttcaattctctccaaattggtgtatagattcaatgcaatcccaatcaaaactatAGGTTTTTGGAAATTGACAGCTGATTCccaaatttatgtaaaattcaagGGGCCAAGAATAGCCGAGATTATTCTGAAGATGACGACATATATGACAGGTATCCAAACTTACAGTAAATAAATCTCTTGTACCCACATGGAACAGAACAGGCCCACAGTGGACCCAAAGATCCATTACAACACAACGGGAAAAGAATGGACATCAAAAAGTGGTAGCAAATGCACTGGATATTCACATGGTAAAACAAAAGTAGTAGTATGACCTCTACTTCatcccatacacaaaaatcaattccagacaGACTGTAGTTCTGAAAGTAAAAAGTACAATAGAGTTTTTAGAAAATACCACAGAACATCTTCACCATCTCAAGTTAGGCAAAGAtttattaaaaggaaacaagagcAGTAAGTATAAAATTAGACTCCTAAATCAACCTTCATTAAAATGAAGACTTTCTTTTCATCACAAGACACCATTAGGGTGAAAACGCAAGCCACAGTCTAAGAGAAGATTCGTAATACATATACTAAAGAATTCATATCCAAAATAGGTAAACAATTCTACAATTCAGTAAGAGATACACAACGCAATAAAATTTTTGCAGAAGCCTCAAAAAGCCTATTTCACAACAGAAGACTTTCAAGTATCCAATACAGGTACTTAACAGCATTAGTTATCAGGCAATTGCAAATTACTCCACCATGAGATACTGTGACACTCAGCAGAGTgacaaattttttaaactgacaATATCAACTACTGGTAAATATGCAAAATGATGGAAATCTTTTACACAggtgctgggaatgtaaaattggTGGAATCACTTCCAAAAACTGTTTGGCAGCATTTACTAAGGACaaatatgacctagcaattctacaAAGTATACGCCTCATAGAAAAGTACGTATTTTTACATCAAAAGACAGGAACAAGAATGTTTCACAGCcctgaagtgaaataaaataacccaaatgtcgcCAAtacaattaagtaaataaattgtggaatattcataaaatgaaattactaCACAgcaattaagtaaataaattgtgGAATATTCATAAAGTGAAATtactacacagcaataaaaaagaatgaccacCATGTGCACCAGTATGGATAAATCTCACAGACAACATTCAAAAAAAACAAGTCAGACATAAGTTTAcactttttacatttatataaaattcaatgtAGGGTCTTATGAAGCATTTTCCTGGCTGTGTAAGAGTTATTGGAGAAGTAGATATACACGAAGAGAAAACAACGAGCAGACTACTCCAATAATCCCGGCATCCCAATCCCCTggtaaatatttacaacatatgtGGATAATACTTTGGAAGCACAAAGACAACCTAAAGGAAAATTTGGCAGGTCTTGCTGACCTATCCTGGCCAAgagagaaaactgaagagaaggaAGCATCAAAGTTCACTGTGAGGTTTCAAGCCTGTAAGGGAAAGATGGAGGTAATGACAAAAATACCAATGACCCATCAGGCTGAGACTGAAGTAACAAGCTCCTGTCTACAAGTGCAGGTTAAGAGGCTATTATGAAGAACTTGCCTGGCCTATCAGTAACGCCCAACAATTATTGGTTGACATTGATATTAGCTGACTCTACAGAACTGATCATTTGAGAGGTCAAGGACTGAAATCAATCCAGTAAGATCACAGGTAAAACCCATTATACAAATTGTTAATTCCCAGATCATGCTTATTCTTTATGCTCCAGCAAAGCTTGCTAACATGGCCCCTGTACTCACTCTGGCTTGACGCTGTTTCACTTCAGCCCTGAGCTTATCACGCAGACACCTCAGTTTATGAATCTTGGTCCCAAGATcgctctctgctgtctctctcggcggatcttttaagtttttacagGATCTGCTCATTTGAGTCTCTAGTCTTTCCAAGTGAGCTAAAACACCTGAGGAAAGTAAAAAGGCAATTTCACAAGCATCCAGGGATTTCTGACTCTGGCCACAGGAAGAATTTCAGGGATGAACAGAGGGTTAACTCCCTTCTTAGAACTTTGACCAGCTAAAATGTTAGACATTGGCCACGATTTATAAAACCAGAGGACCTGACAACAAGAATCAAGAATGAGCAGCCTTATAGGTTGAGCACAATGTACAAGCAGTTCCTGGCCAGGACAGTCCAACGTGAGCATAACCGGAATATAACTCATGTTAGTTATCTCTGATAAGGACTGGGGAAAACAGGGTCACCAAATTCACTGACTCTCTCAGACACtgttattaaaaatgtagatttttacaTTGGCTTTTATGTATGTTTCCCCAAAGTGCTAATGCATAACTCTTTGGATTCAGACATCCAGAGAGCCTTAAGTGTTTTGAAGCTCTGAGAAGTATTATTCACACAGGACTAAAAGGACACTAAAGGGAACTGTCTACCAATATTACTGGgatttagaaaggaaaacaagttcACAGTTGGACAGAAATTCAAAGGCAAATATCAGTTCCCAAGAGATTAAGGACCATCACAGTTTCATAATGCCAATCAAGTCTAACAATAAAGCATTTGCTGCACATTTCCTACACATTAAGACCCCGTGCTAGATGTTTTACTTGCACGTTATGTAAAGAATTAAAGCatgaaggggcccctgggtagctgagtcggttacgtgtctgactcttgatatcagttcaggtcatgatctcaagggtgggatcaagccttgggtcaggctctgtgctgacaatgtgaaatctgcttggaactctctctctcccctctttgctTGTCTCCTCCTCATGctcgtgcgcgcgcgctctctctctcaaaataaataagcttaaaaaaaaataaagcatgaagaTAATtcagttcttattttctttccacaaCCATCACCATAAGGCTACTACTtgcctccattttccagatgaaatgAGAGCAGAGAATGGcaaaataacttgcccaaggccacattaTTTCTAATGGCAGGGCCAGGACACACCCAAGTCTAACCAACACCAAAGTCACTGCTTGGCTCCGATCCTTCTACAGGTGTAATGCATAAATGACCCCACCCAAAAAAATCTTGGAAAGGAACGAGACCTCAGTGACTAGAACTGTAGCTCCGAATATATAAACACTAAGCATTATTATGAGTGCAACCTATCCGTTTAAAAAGGAGCAGGAGCCTAGAAATGTCTGAAATAATTTCCCATCTGCAATGAATAATCTTAGCTGGCCTGTGCCTTTTCAGTCTTCAGTGTTTGGATCTTTCACCATAATGCTCCCAGCAGGCCGGGTCACACATCCGTTAGAGGAGGAAAGGGTTGTTTTGATCTAGGCGTCCTCTTTGGCAGCAGTACTAAGGGGGAAAAGGCGACCCTTTGAATACCTCCTTTGGACTTGTCATTCGCCCACTCCATCTCGGTTTTCCACCGGCCTTCCTACGAAGTTGTGCAGGCAAGCCTTAATAGGGACCCAGATGTCCTTGctggtaaaagaaaaaaggcaagaaagtcACATCTATTCACACTTGGGGTGTCGCGAGACACCCCAAGTGACACCGCTAGGACTCCCCTTCCCTGACCGGTCCTACCCTGCCCGTTCCCCGGTCCTGGCCGGCAGTCTACTTGCCCCCGCGCGTGCCCCACAACACGGCTTTAATTGGCTGTTCAGCCTTCCACCCCGACCACGGTCTCGTCCGTCACCGGGTCTTCTTTTCCCCTTACCTCTTCTCTCGCTCACCCAGGCCAAGGTGGAGTTCCCGCCGTCCACGCCTTCAAAACCAAACCAATCGGACCCAGCGTGCTTTGCGCCGCCACCGTACAAAAACATGGCTGCGCTCAGGGCCCCTCCCTCATCCCGGCATGCACCGGGGGGTAAGGCCGGTCTTTCTGTGGGCCCGGAAGATGGCGGCCTCTGGCGCAGAGCCGCAGATCCTAGTCCAGTACTTGGTGTTACGAAAGGATCTGTCGCAGGCTCCATTCTCCTGGCCGGCAGGCGCAATGGTAGCGCAGGCCTGTCACGCAGCCACCGCGGCCTTGCACATTCACCGCGACCACCCCCACACGGCCGCTTACCTTCGGGACCTGGGGCGCATGCGCAAGGTGGTCCTCGAGGTGAGGCACCcggcggagggggaggggtgccGAAGTCGTCGGGACCGGAAGTGGGTGTGGTCTTGGTGCAGAGGCCTTACTTGGTCGAGTAGGTGTGGCGTGAGTGGGGAGGAGTCTTCTAAGTAAGGTTTGGGAAGGTTGCCGAGACTTGAGCGATGGCCCCCGGGAGCTTTACTTCGGCCGGACGGGGGCCTGTGTGAAGAGTGAGTGGACATTGGGTTATTAAGACTTCCCGCCCCCTTCCGCTCTCATCGGCGTCCCTCTTAATAGAGGGGTATGACAcctaattatttgaaaaataaatgtgtacatatattgAACCTAGCTTCATAGATAACCAGATACCGCTGGTGTAAAATAGAGGTAAGGTTCGTTTTGCAGGTGGCCAAACAGATCTTACCCTTACCTTTTCCCTTTGTCAATTCTGCTTCTGGAAGTGTAACCTAGGAAGATACCAGATACCAGACGCATCGAAGAGCATTGTATAGATCAAGAATATTCATAGGAACACTTTATAATAGTAAAGAATGTGGAAATCGCCGAATTTCCAGCACTAGTGATTGGTTAATTTTATGCTTAAAATGTGCTATTATAAAGCTAGTATAAATCACGGGTTTTGAAGCATATTTAGTTGGCATGGAAGAGTGCTCATTATGTTATGCTGACCGAACTATATTCTAACTACAAAATGATCCAGATTTTGAAagggaaaactaaggaaatacaTCCACATATTGAGCAGGTGGTGAGATTTGGGTTATTTTCTAATGCTTCTctattctttttagttttctacattaaacacatattttactttacattataaaatgtaCTATAAACAAACTAGAATCCTAGGGCGGAGATGGGGTAATCCCTTAATGGCCAGCTGACAAAGCAGATTGTCTTTCAAGAGAAAGATTTCTGTTGGGTAGTAAAACATCAGTCGGTAACCTAGGGGGAAGTGTCTTGAGAATCTATGCGtagacagaaaagaaacagatagCTTTTCATTTAGACTTTTTATAGGAAGAGGACCTCAAGAAATCATCTGGTTCAGacatctccctctcccacacGTTCAGgcagataatatatttatttaccccTTTTCTCAGATGAGAGATCTGAAGCCCACAGAGATTAGACGACTTCCCTTAAGTATAGAAGATACCTGAtgagaggtgcttgggtggttccgtcggttgagcatccgattcttgatttcggctcaggtcatgatatcacattGGAGAGAGATGGAGCCCgagctattggcacagagcctgccgtgcttaagattctctctctccctatatacccctcccccactcatgctttctttctccttcaaaataaactcaaaggtTGCACCATCACTAAGTGGCAGAGCAATGGACTCCCTCTAACTCACTGTCCTATGCTGCTATGTGGTGCTGAAGaaggagtgtgggggggggggggagtccatGAGTTCTCCTCCAGCATGGCTGTGCCCAGAGGACTCTAGCTAAAGAGTGGCAATCCCTGCATCCTCCTAGTTGATAAGACAAACCTCTAGTTATCTTAATGGCTTCCGCCCTCACAggcaaaaaatatacattatgccaaataacacactttttttttttttttgagagagagagagagagagagagagagaaaaagcatgagtgggggaggggcagagagagagggagacacagaatctaaagcaggctccaggctctgagctgtcagcacagagccctatgcagggctcgaactcacaaaccacaagatcgtgacctgagccgaagttggatgctcaactgactgagccacccaggcgcccctaacacacTATCTTCCTTTTGAGTGCTAGCTTTAATACCTCCTATTAATGGGAGTCAGTGTGGTGACAGAGAAACAATCTGAGAAGGATGTTAGAGAATGGTTTGCCCTCTGAGCTAACAAGTGGGAACTGTCCCAGCGAAAGGAAAACCTTTCCAGGTTTAGGAGGGGGTCCGATGGGAGGGGAGGATGGAGCTCGAGGTGATGTGTTGTTAGAAATCTTTTCATAGTCCACTCTTAACATCACAGCTGGCTGAAGCATTAGGGATACCTGTGTGGACACCAGCCAGAAGAGAAGTAGAAAATCTAGAGAGCATAATTACTGACAACGCATACAGCATCtcaagagggaagagaaaaatctcCATTTTAGAAACAAGCATATTAAGcctgtccctctcctactcccAGGCAGCTTATCTAAGGTCCTACAGAGAGTGAATGGCAAGTGGGGCAGTAAAGCTGTTGCTTCTGGAGACATACGCTACAGCTCCTTCGTTGAGAGAGCTGCTCTCCACTTTTCAGTCCGGAGGAAacccccctacccacccccacacacacacttttttttttcattgccttcTGACACTTCCTAAAGGGGCCATTCAATCTGTGTTCTGTGCTCTGCTCCTGGTAGGCTGCAGATGAAAGCACCCTGAAGGAGCTGGCTGAGACCCTGCAACAGAGCAACATTGACCACATGCTGTGGCTGGAGCAGCCAGAGAATATCGCCACTTGCATTGCGCTCCGTCCCTACCCCAAAGAAGAAGTGAACCAGTATTTGAAGAAGTATCGATTGTTCAAGTGACTCGTGCTATCAGTTGCCTTGATATCTTTATCAGCTGGATCCAGAAACTGCATGCCATCTATCCCTGAGCATCATGTACTCCTTTCAATGGCAACTCGTTCTTCTCTTTAGGCTGTGAGTGTTTCTGGAGGGTCAAACACATGTTCGTATTAAAGTTGTCATTAATAAGTACTTCCTCTAATTATTTTTGATTTGTTCAGATGGGGAAAGTAGGTAAGCAGCAATATTGTCCGTGGGTCATGGCTCAAATAGAAGATTTGGTCAGACTCCTATCCAGGGATCAAGGGAACGCCCTTCCTTCTTTATTAGGAATAATAGAGTTCTTCCAGTCACCCAGGTTTTCAGTTTTgcctttgaattctttatttcttattcacaTCTAGATATATTCATTGAATCTAGGACAATATCAATTTCAAGATACACCATTACTTTACATGTTGTTAAGAAAGAAGAGATGCTGCCAGTTAAGACACGTGATTAACCATAAGATGTATTTCAGTTTCAAAGGTGTTAAAATACACATACgcgcgcacatacacacaaatacgtATGTATTTGGTGAAATTTGTCAAGTACTAGAGCTATGGTAGTTTTCAGGGCTCCCACCCGGTATCAGGCTCTCATTTTGTTCATCGGAGTGTCCCACTGGTGACTCCTGTGTGTCCTGGCTACCGTCCAGCAGACTTTCTGACACCAGGTTTGTTTAGAACCATTGAGCACCCTGTTCGGTATAGACTCCTACTTGCTCTTAGTAATAAAGGTAACATCTTCAGCTTGGCTTTCAGACCCTCCACATTTATATTTCCTACCcacctttttaagtttatcttcTACTCTTTCTGTATCCAAACTTGAGGTTTCAACAAGGTACTCCAGTTGCCGCCTGCCGGTCTCTGGCCTGGGAGTCAAGTGTTCATACTCTTCCCTCCCCATTCCCACATCTGGACTTTAAACTATTTCTGGCTCAAGTTTGATCACCTTCAGCGAGTCTTACCCAGCCCCAAATGATAACACCCTTTCTGAACCTCTAGAACACTCTGTACAATGTTTTACACGTTTCTATAAACATTTGGACACATCTACAGAAATTGTTTGGACATCTGTGAAGCAAAGGTTATAAAGGGTAATATCAGCAGGTATCTGTTGCAAGTCTACTGTGGCAGGCTGTATTTAGAGTTGAGGATATAAGGGTGAACAGAAGTTTTTGCTTTCAGGTAGTGAAGAATCTAATGAGAAGACAGAAACCTAGATAATTCATGTAGAGAAGATTGTACAAGGTAATGTGGGTAgaccttcccctttccctctagATACCAAGACAACTAAGACACTAGATACAAAGATTTTCTGTTATAAGAGACGGTTGTTTCAAACTAAGAGAGTGGATGAAGAATTGCTGGgggggctgagggcagagccGATTCCGGGAAGCCAAGTGAATAAGAGATTCAAGGAGGGGAGAGCAATCGAGTGCAGCATAGAATTTCAGTGTATAAGTACTGAAAACATTTAGCAGTTGGGAACATGCTGGTGGACTTGCTGAAAGCAGTTGAGATAGCATATGAGGGTGGGACTCCGACTGCCATCTGTTGAGACAAAAATGGGAGGGGAGGCAAGAGGTGAGGACTATTCAAGAAGCTCTAATGGGAGAATGATTGAAAGGGGGTTGGAAAGGTGAATGCTGGGTCCCATAGGGGGAATTTTCTTAGACGTTTGAGCAAGTTTAtgggtgaggagagggagagtaAGGAGAAGAGAGATTGAAGTTACTACATAGAATAACCGATAAAGTCCAGAAAAAGTGGGAAGAGGTGGGGTTAAGGACATAGGGAAGGACTGGCcttgaacagagagagaaggtggggggagagagagagagagagggagagagagacacagagagagagagactttaatgaaactggaggaaagaagtggggaaattatatatatatatatatatatatatatatatatatatacacatacacatgagTTTACAGATTGGAGAAGGGAGAAAGTTGAAGACTCTCCTTATTGACTTAATTTTCTTCTATGAAGTAGGAAGTTTATAGCCTTTCATAACACTGAACAAACTTACTGAGCACTGTATTATATGGCAAAGTATAGTGGTTAAGACCTCATACTCTAGTGTCAAATGGCCTGAGTCCAAATCCTGGCTCTCATACATTCAAATGGTGTGAACTCAGACAAGTCAACTTCCCTGAGCCCCAGTTCCTTCATTGTACAATAAGAATGTACAGGAGTGCTCTGTGGATTAAATGTGTTAGTATGTACAGGTCCCTTAGGACAGTGCATGGGCACTTGGTGCTAGGACCTAAGCAGCCCTCAAAGagctgccctcaaagagctttcAGTCAAGTAAGTCAGTTGTCTAATTCCCTTTCTGCTTGAGAGTGATGCCATCCACAAACCATGAAGCGCTTCCTGCTATTTCCACTCAAGACAATTaggaaaatgtttctaaatgacacttaaatatttttttaattctgaattctGCTGTAAGACAGTGATAAAGCCAAGAGAGAGATGAGTGTATATAGCTGAGCAAGAACAGCTCAGGCAAGTCCCTAAAGCTGAGATCTGAGGACAAATAGTATAAACTTCTACCCAAGAGGGGAAAGGACAGATATTCATGGTTGATCCCGAGTGAGCGCAAACCAGTAGGAGGGAAGTAGCAGATTTTCTTATTAGTATCAGCCAAGACCATTGTCATTTGAACTAGAtcattggttttcaaagtgtggtccttagATCAGCATCACTTGGATACTtattggaaatgcaaattcttggggcacctgggtggttcagtcagttaagcttctgacttcagctcaggtcatgatcttactggtcatgagtttgagccctgcatgggcctctgtgctgacagctcagagcctggagtctgcttgggattctgtgtctctttctctgtccctcccctgctcatgctccatctctctctctctctctctctctctctctctctctctctctcaaaaataaacacacattaaaataaataaataaaagaaatggaaattctcaggccctaccccattcccactgaatcagaaactctggtgCTATCTAGAAGCAGCCTGGTCCCAGGAGGCAGTCAGCCTAAAAGACGAAGAATAAATGTGTGTGATTTAGAACAACATGGAGAGCAAGAATCTGGCACAAATACAGTATATCTGACCTTCCGTACTAAGTTTCCAAAAAAACGAGGTACTTGCcaataaaacaaagattgtgCTGCAAGCCCTAGAATAGGTGATACATCCTTGAAAACAAGAATCTCCTATGCTTTGGTAAGTTTCTGATATGTGAAAAACGTTTTGGAATTAACAAAGGACTTGTTAATGTTAATATGTGCTAATCAATCCTGACAGTTTTGCGATGCAGGCCCCCTTATCTCAGGTTTACAAATTCAAAAAGGCtttgacttgcccaagatcaaagTCAGTGGCAGAACTGGCATTGAAAACCAGGTCTTTTGTCATTCCAGTTTTCTCTTAACCTCTCATAGTTGGCTACTAATTTGGTTTTCAGCCATCTAGCTACTAGAAAGTGGTTTGAAAAGGGGTCATGAGTAGTTCAAGTGCTGGGAAGCTGGATCTTCCACTTTAAATTGGTTAATTGGCATTCTGTATTATAAATCAGCCTCCTGTGACTGTGAGTTGTGTGACTCAATACCCTAGAGTCCAATTATCACTGGATGAGCTGACAAGATGGAGTTTCTGAACTGGTAGAGCTGAGAATCAGTGCCTAGGTCACTGCTTCTCGTAGGGCTGGCACAATGCAGAGGGCTCCCCTGGAGGGGCATTTAAAATCACGTTTTATTGTCATTTAATCAACATACATCTTCCCCTACAGATTCTGAGATGCCATCCTAAGAGCGTGCACTGCTTCCTGGTTGAGAATCTTGGCAACAGTGAACCACAGTTACTGTTTGGAAGGTGTTAGCGTGGAAAAATGGCTGAGAACCACATCGTTTGGCTATGATTGCCTCACAAGTTTTAGCTGTCCTCTGTTGTTAAGCTTAGCACATTTCCAAACTTCTCCTTTACTTAAGATCCAGATATAGTATGTCCTGAATGCTGGCCCAAACCCAGTTTTCAGCTGTGGGGGTTTTGCAAGGGCCAAATAGGTGGTGGCACCCAAGTTCTGAACGTAGTTTCTTGGTAACTATATGATGAAAAGCAGATGGAGGAACAAAATGTCACTTTTATTATCAATGGGTTGGAAGATACAGCTTTATATGATAGCCTAAATGGGCTTGGGAATTTCCTGTCCTAAGGAAAGTGAGCAGGCAGAGCAGATATCACCAGAGTTGCTCCTTCCTACTGGTTCTGTGGAAAAGTACAAATAGAACAAATCCCCTATATTCAGTCTATCAAACTTTGAGAGATTAGTTCCACCCAACTGAGAAACGTGGACCAAAGGCAATCATCCACCAAGTAGGTTATTTGTACAGCCCGCACAAGGAAGAgtaagggctgggggaggggcagctaggAGCACTGTGTTCCTTAACTCACTCTATAAAGACAGAAGTGGTGATAAAGcattctgcctcctccccagcatGGGATG
This genomic interval carries:
- the PTRHD1 gene encoding putative peptidyl-tRNA hydrolase PTRHD1 yields the protein MHRGVRPVFLWARKMAASGAEPQILVQYLVLRKDLSQAPFSWPAGAMVAQACHAATAALHIHRDHPHTAAYLRDLGRMRKVVLEAADESTLKELAETLQQSNIDHMLWLEQPENIATCIALRPYPKEEVNQYLKKYRLFK